A stretch of Amycolatopsis balhimycina FH 1894 DNA encodes these proteins:
- the sigK gene encoding ECF RNA polymerase sigma factor SigK, with the protein MDEPARPRHMAPVPSETPAGPTAEELMVRVAKGDERAFELLYDQLAGPIFGLVRRIVRDAAQSEEVAQEVLVELWRTATRYAPDKGSALNWAMTLAHRRAVDRVRSARASTEREQKATFEAARGRPFDEVAESVAARLERSQVRRCLSFLTDLQRESVLLAYYQGYTYREVAEVLSTPQGTIKTRLRDGLIRLRDCLGVTA; encoded by the coding sequence ATGGATGAGCCGGCCCGCCCGCGCCATATGGCGCCGGTGCCCTCGGAAACTCCGGCCGGTCCGACGGCCGAGGAGCTCATGGTGCGCGTCGCCAAGGGCGACGAGCGGGCCTTCGAACTGCTCTACGACCAGCTCGCCGGGCCGATCTTCGGGCTCGTCCGGCGGATCGTGCGCGACGCGGCCCAGTCCGAAGAGGTCGCCCAAGAGGTGCTCGTCGAGCTGTGGCGCACCGCGACGCGGTACGCGCCGGACAAGGGCTCGGCGCTGAACTGGGCGATGACGCTGGCGCACCGGCGCGCGGTCGACCGCGTCCGCTCGGCGCGCGCCAGTACCGAGCGCGAGCAGAAGGCGACCTTCGAAGCCGCCCGCGGCCGCCCGTTCGACGAGGTCGCCGAGTCCGTCGCCGCGCGGCTCGAACGCTCGCAGGTCCGCCGGTGCCTGTCCTTCCTGACCGATCTGCAGCGCGAGTCCGTGCTGCTCGCCTACTACCAGGGCTATACGTATCGCGAGGTGGCCGAAGTGCTGTCGACGCCGCAAGGCACCATCAAGACGCGGCTGCGGGACGGGCTGATCCGCCTGCGGGACTGCCTGGGGGTGACCGCTTGA
- a CDS encoding anti-sigma factor has translation MHTLAGAFALDAVSDVERAEFARHLEQCESCSQEVAELRATAARLGAAMAEEPPPGFKDRVMTAMHATRQLPPRTRPGSPDRHRRSARAPRWAVLVAAAAAVVGLAAGGVFGGIALTQQQDLQTAQSRLDQAKQQYEPVAALLAAPDAKTAHGESPIGGGVTVIASRSLNRVMVMETGLPSQPGGKVYEAWLITGSAAPRSAGVIPGAADGSLVVADGAGDADHVALSVEQAGGSPTGAPSGVLMSMPVPA, from the coding sequence ATGCACACCCTGGCCGGCGCCTTCGCCCTCGACGCGGTCTCCGACGTCGAGCGCGCCGAGTTCGCCCGGCACCTCGAGCAGTGCGAGTCGTGCTCGCAGGAGGTCGCCGAGCTGCGCGCGACCGCGGCACGGCTGGGCGCGGCGATGGCCGAGGAGCCGCCGCCGGGGTTCAAGGACCGCGTCATGACCGCCATGCACGCCACCCGCCAGCTGCCGCCGCGGACCCGGCCCGGCTCGCCCGACCGGCACCGCCGCTCGGCCCGGGCGCCGCGCTGGGCGGTCCTCGTGGCGGCCGCGGCCGCCGTCGTCGGGCTCGCCGCGGGCGGGGTGTTCGGCGGGATCGCGCTGACCCAGCAGCAGGACCTGCAGACCGCGCAGAGCCGGCTGGACCAGGCGAAACAGCAGTACGAGCCGGTCGCGGCGCTGCTCGCGGCCCCGGACGCGAAGACCGCGCACGGCGAGTCGCCCATCGGCGGTGGCGTGACCGTCATCGCGTCGCGGTCGCTGAACCGGGTGATGGTGATGGAGACCGGGCTGCCTTCGCAGCCGGGCGGCAAGGTGTACGAAGCCTGGCTGATCACCGGCTCGGCCGCGCCGCGCTCGGCCGGGGTGATCCCCGGTGCCGCGGACGGTTCGCTGGTCGTGGCGGACGGCGCCGGCGACGCCGACCACGTCGCGCTGAGCGTTGAGCAGGCCGGTGGCTCGCCCACCGGGGCACCTTCCGGCGTCCTGATGAGCATGCCCGTGCCCGCCTGA
- the ftsZ gene encoding cell division protein FtsZ → MTPPHNYLAVIKVVGIGGGGVNAVNRMIEVGLKGVEFIAVNTDAQALLMSDADVKLDIGRELTRGLGAGAAPEVGQRAAEDHREEIEEVIKGADMVFVTAGEGGGTGTGGAPVVAQIARKLGALTIGVVTRPFTFEGKRRGKQAEDGIQALRNECDTLIVIPNDRLLQLGDIGVSLMDAFRSADEVLLSGVQGITDLITTPGLINLDFADVKSVMSGAGSALMGIGSARGEGRAIQAAEKAINSPLLEASMDGAHGALLSIAGGSDLGLFEINEAASLVQESAHPDANIIFGTIIDDSLGDEVRVTVIAAGFDAGAPTHKKLDPSMFGSGSRSSSTTASASAGQVSNSTSQQPGATPVPSAGSSGYPVAPPRSHSPMPSATGNQPPGGLPQPGGSSRGYSPIGSNATQGSLPGRAMPVHDDPSDDEVDVPPFMRR, encoded by the coding sequence ATGACGCCCCCGCACAACTACCTTGCGGTGATCAAGGTGGTCGGCATCGGCGGTGGCGGCGTGAACGCCGTGAACCGCATGATCGAGGTCGGCCTCAAGGGCGTCGAGTTCATCGCGGTGAACACCGACGCGCAAGCACTGCTCATGTCCGACGCCGACGTCAAGCTGGACATCGGCCGCGAGCTGACCCGCGGCCTCGGCGCGGGCGCCGCCCCCGAGGTCGGCCAGCGGGCCGCCGAAGACCACCGCGAAGAGATCGAAGAGGTCATCAAGGGCGCCGACATGGTGTTCGTGACCGCCGGTGAAGGCGGCGGCACGGGTACCGGCGGCGCGCCGGTCGTGGCGCAGATCGCCCGCAAGCTGGGCGCGCTGACCATCGGCGTCGTGACCCGCCCGTTCACCTTCGAAGGCAAGCGCCGCGGCAAGCAGGCCGAAGACGGCATCCAGGCGCTGCGCAACGAGTGCGACACGCTGATCGTGATCCCGAACGACCGCCTGCTGCAGCTCGGCGACATCGGCGTCTCGCTGATGGACGCGTTCCGCTCCGCGGACGAGGTGCTGCTGTCCGGTGTCCAGGGCATCACCGACCTGATCACCACTCCGGGCCTGATCAACCTCGACTTCGCCGACGTCAAGAGCGTGATGTCCGGCGCGGGCTCGGCGTTGATGGGAATAGGGTCCGCGCGCGGCGAGGGCCGGGCCATCCAGGCCGCGGAGAAGGCGATCAACTCGCCGCTGCTGGAGGCGTCGATGGACGGCGCCCACGGCGCGTTGCTGTCCATCGCGGGCGGCTCCGACCTGGGCCTGTTCGAGATCAACGAGGCCGCGTCGCTGGTCCAGGAGTCCGCGCACCCGGACGCCAACATCATCTTCGGCACGATCATCGACGACTCGCTCGGCGACGAGGTCCGTGTCACGGTGATCGCCGCCGGGTTCGACGCCGGCGCGCCGACGCACAAGAAGCTGGACCCGTCGATGTTCGGCTCCGGCTCGCGCTCGTCGTCCACCACCGCGTCGGCCTCGGCCGGTCAGGTCTCGAACTCGACGTCGCAGCAGCCGGGCGCCACCCCGGTGCCGTCGGCGGGCAGCTCCGGCTACCCGGTGGCGCCGCCGCGGTCGCACTCGCCGATGCCGTCGGCCACCGGCAACCAGCCGCCCGGCGGGCTCCCGCAGCCCGGCGGCAGCTCGCGCGGCTACTCGCCGATCGGCTCCAACGCGACCCAGGGCAGCCTGCCCGGGCGCGCGATGCCGGTGCACGACGACCCGTCGGACGACGAGGTCGACGTCCCGCCGTTCATGCGGCGCTAG
- the pgeF gene encoding peptidoglycan editing factor PgeF encodes MRVRRVVTTRAGGASRPPYDTFNLGDHVGDDEGNVHANRKRLASELGLAEDKLAWMEQVHGRTATIVDGSETAAAEATDALVTATPGVALVVLVADCVPILLADAEAGVVSAVHAGRVGTRVGVVPAAVKAMREVGAEPHRIEALLGPAICGDCYEVPAEMAADVEKHVPGSACKTRKGTPGLDLRAGLWRQLADLGVGKIGVDPRCTNEDKTLFSYRRDGTTGRIAGITWIEA; translated from the coding sequence ATGCGGGTTCGGCGAGTGGTCACGACCAGGGCGGGCGGCGCGTCGCGGCCGCCGTACGACACCTTCAACCTGGGCGACCACGTCGGCGACGACGAAGGCAACGTCCACGCCAACCGCAAGCGGCTCGCGTCCGAGCTGGGCCTGGCCGAGGACAAGCTGGCCTGGATGGAACAGGTTCACGGCCGCACGGCGACCATCGTGGACGGTTCGGAAACCGCCGCGGCGGAGGCGACCGATGCCCTGGTGACCGCGACCCCGGGTGTCGCGCTCGTCGTGCTGGTCGCCGACTGCGTGCCGATCCTGCTGGCCGATGCCGAGGCCGGAGTGGTTTCGGCAGTGCACGCGGGGCGGGTGGGCACGCGGGTCGGGGTCGTCCCGGCCGCGGTGAAGGCCATGCGGGAGGTGGGGGCCGAGCCGCACCGGATCGAAGCCCTGCTCGGCCCGGCCATCTGCGGCGACTGCTACGAGGTCCCCGCCGAAATGGCCGCCGACGTCGAGAAACACGTTCCGGGCAGCGCGTGCAAGACCCGCAAGGGAACGCCGGGCCTCGACCTGCGCGCCGGTCTCTGGCGGCAGCTCGCCGACCTGGGCGTCGGCAAGATCGGCGTCGACCCTCGGTGCACGAACGAGGACAAGACGCTCTTCAGCTACCGCCGCGACGGGACGACCGGGCGGATCGCGGGCATCACCTGGATCGAGGCATGA
- a CDS encoding YggS family pyridoxal phosphate-dependent enzyme, with translation MNTVDRKAELAANLAEVEERIAAACRAAGRAREEVRLIAITKTFPASDAALLADLGVTDVGENRDQEAGPKAAEVAELRPDGVLRWHMVGRLQRNKARSVVEWAHEVQSVDSARLADALAKAVRAARDAQIRDEPLDVLIQASLDDDPERGGCPLAELDALAERIAHTGELRLRGLMAVAPLGADPAAAFERLARAGERLRKDHPNAAEVSAGMSHDLEQAITHGSTCVRVGTALLGGRGLASP, from the coding sequence ATGAACACAGTCGACCGGAAGGCCGAACTGGCCGCGAACCTGGCCGAGGTCGAAGAGCGGATCGCCGCCGCGTGCCGGGCTGCCGGGCGGGCACGCGAAGAGGTCCGGCTGATCGCGATCACCAAGACATTCCCCGCCTCGGACGCGGCACTGCTGGCCGACCTCGGCGTCACCGATGTGGGTGAGAACCGCGATCAGGAGGCCGGGCCGAAGGCGGCCGAAGTCGCCGAGCTGCGTCCGGACGGCGTGCTGCGGTGGCACATGGTCGGCCGGCTGCAGCGGAACAAGGCACGTTCCGTGGTCGAGTGGGCGCACGAAGTGCAATCCGTCGATTCCGCGCGGCTCGCCGACGCGCTGGCGAAGGCGGTGCGTGCGGCTCGGGACGCCCAGATACGTGACGAACCCCTCGACGTGCTGATCCAGGCCAGCCTCGACGACGACCCCGAGCGCGGCGGCTGCCCGCTGGCCGAGCTCGACGCGCTCGCCGAGCGGATCGCCCACACGGGCGAGCTGCGGCTTCGCGGCCTGATGGCCGTCGCGCCGCTCGGTGCCGACCCCGCCGCCGCCTTCGAACGGCTAGCCCGAGCGGGGGAAAGACTGCGGAAAGATCACCCGAATGCCGCAGAAGTCTCCGCCGGGATGAGCCATGATCTCGAGCAGGCGATCACGCACGGCTCCACCTGTGTGCGTGTCGGAACCGCGTTGCTCGGTGGACGCGGTTTAGCCTCGCCGTAG
- a CDS encoding cell division protein SepF, with protein MSALQKLKAYFGMVPADDDGYDVEDDYRRGYADDDYDSYEEPAPRPSRSRYRDVDDTYDEPVSRSRSRSVPSSEPAVHGALAMDRQPEPVARLRPVTEPVVRQPVRDPLSRITTLHPTSYAEARAIGEHYREGIPVIMNLTEMENADAKRLVDFAAGLAFALRGSMDKVTNKVFLLSPPDVDVTAEDRRRIAEGGLFLRG; from the coding sequence ATGAGCGCGCTGCAGAAGCTGAAGGCCTACTTCGGGATGGTGCCCGCTGACGACGACGGCTATGACGTCGAAGACGACTATCGGCGCGGCTACGCGGACGACGACTACGACTCCTACGAGGAGCCGGCACCGCGGCCGTCCCGTTCACGGTACCGCGACGTCGACGACACGTACGACGAGCCCGTCAGCCGCAGCCGGTCACGCTCCGTGCCCAGCTCCGAGCCCGCCGTCCACGGCGCGCTCGCCATGGACCGGCAGCCGGAACCCGTGGCGCGCCTGCGACCGGTCACCGAGCCGGTCGTGCGCCAGCCGGTGCGTGATCCGTTGAGCCGCATCACCACGCTGCACCCGACCAGTTACGCGGAGGCGCGGGCGATCGGGGAGCACTATCGCGAGGGCATCCCGGTGATCATGAACCTCACCGAGATGGAGAACGCCGACGCGAAGCGGCTCGTCGACTTCGCCGCCGGGCTGGCGTTCGCGCTCAGAGGGTCGATGGACAAGGTCACCAACAAGGTGTTCCTTCTCTCACCGCCCGATGTGGACGTCACCGCGGAAGACCGCCGGCGGATTGCCGAGGGCGGATTGTTTTTGCGGGGCTGA
- a CDS encoding YggT family protein — translation MWLVVWYVLFAFWLLLTARIVVELVRTFAREWHPAGGVAVTLETIYTVTDPPVRLFRRIIPMVRIGGVGLDLSIMVLLLVVFFAMQLATPS, via the coding sequence GTGTGGCTGGTCGTCTGGTACGTGCTGTTCGCCTTCTGGCTGCTGCTGACGGCGCGGATCGTGGTCGAACTCGTCCGGACCTTCGCGCGTGAGTGGCATCCGGCCGGAGGGGTTGCGGTCACGCTCGAGACCATCTACACAGTGACGGACCCGCCGGTCCGATTGTTCAGACGGATCATTCCGATGGTCCGGATCGGCGGCGTCGGACTGGACTTGTCGATTATGGTGCTGCTGTTGGTTGTGTTCTTCGCGATGCAACTGGCGACTCCAAGTTGA
- a CDS encoding DivIVA domain-containing protein, whose amino-acid sequence MSLTPADVHNVAFSKPPIGKRGYNEDEVDAFLDLVETELARLIEDNNELRQQMEQLDAELESTRSELENAKANVGAPPMREEPSRRLAPVPPPQSAMEQTQAHSMVGDSTEPNVQAAKVLGLAQEMADRLTAEAKTESDGMLAEARTKSEQLLSDARSKSDSMVNEARTRVDTMLNDARTRAETLERQARDKATTLERESQRKYTETMNSLNSEKSGLGKKIEELRTIEREYRTRLRGFLESQLRELDDRGSAAPASASSNSGQSSGSSSGGQGYSFGPRAEAG is encoded by the coding sequence ATGTCGTTGACCCCCGCTGACGTGCATAACGTCGCGTTCAGCAAGCCGCCCATCGGCAAGAGGGGCTACAACGAGGACGAGGTGGACGCGTTCCTCGACCTGGTGGAGACCGAGCTGGCCCGGTTGATCGAGGACAACAACGAGCTGCGCCAGCAGATGGAACAGCTCGACGCCGAGCTCGAGTCGACTCGTAGCGAGCTGGAGAACGCCAAGGCGAACGTCGGCGCGCCCCCGATGCGTGAAGAGCCATCGCGGCGCCTGGCGCCGGTGCCGCCACCGCAGTCCGCCATGGAGCAGACCCAGGCGCACTCGATGGTCGGTGACAGCACGGAGCCGAACGTGCAGGCCGCCAAGGTCCTGGGCCTGGCCCAGGAGATGGCCGACCGGCTGACCGCCGAGGCCAAGACCGAGTCGGACGGGATGCTGGCCGAGGCCCGCACCAAGTCCGAGCAGCTGCTCTCGGACGCGAGGTCGAAGTCGGACTCGATGGTCAACGAGGCCCGTACCCGCGTCGACACGATGCTGAACGACGCGCGGACCCGGGCGGAGACCCTGGAGCGCCAGGCGCGTGACAAGGCGACGACGCTGGAGCGCGAGTCGCAGCGGAAGTACACCGAGACGATGAACAGCCTCAACTCGGAGAAGAGCGGGCTGGGCAAGAAGATCGAAGAGCTGCGCACGATCGAGCGGGAGTACCGCACGCGACTGCGCGGGTTCCTCGAGTCCCAGCTGCGCGAGCTCGACGACCGCGGTTCCGCGGCCCCCGCGTCCGCGTCGTCGAACTCCGGGCAGTCGTCCGGTTCGTCGAGCGGCGGCCAGGGCTACTCGTTCGGCCCGCGGGCCGAAGCCGGCTAA
- a CDS encoding ArsR/SmtB family transcription factor codes for MEGDADIARTAALFADPARVRVLLALADGRALAASVLAGEARLSAQGVSAHLAKLREAGLVVAEKSGRHRFYRLAGPGTAELLETLARFSPSQPVTSLREGTRAEALRTARTCYDHLAGRLGVAVTSALLARGALAGASDTRRRPGDRISAPLREHPYTLGPTAAPVFGTLGVDLDLVAAERRPLLKFCLDWSEQRHHLAGALGAAVATRFTEAGWVERRAQAHRALRLTPDGARALETHLGVEDLAA; via the coding sequence ATGGAAGGCGACGCCGACATCGCCCGCACGGCCGCGCTGTTCGCGGACCCGGCGCGGGTCCGCGTGCTGCTCGCGCTCGCCGACGGCCGGGCGCTGGCCGCGTCCGTGCTGGCCGGCGAAGCCCGGCTGTCCGCCCAGGGCGTCAGCGCGCACCTGGCGAAGCTGCGGGAGGCCGGCCTGGTCGTCGCCGAGAAGTCGGGACGGCACCGGTTCTACCGGCTGGCCGGGCCGGGCACCGCCGAGCTGCTGGAGACGCTGGCGCGGTTCTCGCCGTCCCAGCCCGTGACGTCGTTGCGGGAGGGCACGCGGGCGGAGGCGCTGCGCACGGCCCGGACGTGCTACGACCACCTGGCCGGGCGGCTCGGGGTGGCGGTCACGTCGGCGTTGCTGGCCCGGGGCGCGCTGGCCGGGGCGTCCGACACGCGACGGCGACCAGGCGACCGGATTTCGGCTCCGCTGCGCGAACACCCGTACACGCTGGGTCCCACCGCGGCCCCGGTCTTCGGCACGCTGGGCGTGGACCTCGATCTCGTCGCGGCGGAACGGCGTCCGCTGCTGAAGTTCTGCCTGGACTGGAGCGAGCAGCGCCACCACCTGGCGGGCGCGCTGGGCGCGGCCGTCGCCACCCGCTTCACCGAAGCGGGCTGGGTCGAGCGGCGGGCCCAGGCCCACCGCGCCCTGCGCCTGACACCGGACGGCGCGCGAGCCTTGGAAACCCACCTCGGCGTGGAAGACCTCGCCGCCTGA
- a CDS encoding MFS transporter, with the protein MLLFTMCAGMFLVQLDVTVVNVALPTIGTDLHAGLAAQQWVVDGYSVVLAALLLTGGALGDVFGHRRVVLAGFALFGAASAACGLAGTAAWLVAARAGQGVGAALLLPGTLAVITNAYPGHAERARALGIWAGVSALALSAGPVLGGAVVSAAGWRPVFWLNVPVVLAAAFATRRLVPRGERGPGRRVDVAGVATAVPALAAGVYAVIAGSVVAGVAAVVALTAFVAVERRSADPMLPLDVARRTLSANFVAAAMNFAGIGSILVLTLYLQGVRHASPLAAGLEVLPLFAPLSLLAPVAGRLTGRFGPRPLMVAGLALGALGMLNLVLLTENSGYAALLPTLLGLGTGMGLLTTAVVTAAVSGIPPARAGVASGVNNTARQAGGALGVAVLGAVVGAPGDRFVAGLHVAGLIAGTLWLAAIGVTLAGVRAPRDNRVARAG; encoded by the coding sequence ATGCTCCTGTTCACCATGTGCGCCGGCATGTTCCTGGTGCAGCTGGACGTCACGGTCGTCAACGTCGCCCTGCCCACCATCGGCACCGACCTGCACGCCGGCCTCGCGGCGCAGCAGTGGGTGGTGGACGGCTACTCGGTCGTCCTCGCCGCGCTCCTGCTCACCGGCGGTGCCCTGGGCGACGTCTTCGGCCACCGGCGGGTCGTCCTCGCGGGCTTCGCGCTGTTCGGCGCGGCCTCGGCCGCGTGCGGGCTCGCCGGGACCGCGGCCTGGCTCGTCGCCGCCCGCGCCGGGCAGGGCGTGGGGGCCGCGCTGCTGCTGCCCGGCACGCTCGCCGTGATCACGAACGCCTACCCGGGACACGCCGAGCGCGCGCGGGCGCTGGGCATCTGGGCCGGGGTGTCGGCGCTGGCGTTGTCGGCGGGCCCGGTGCTGGGCGGTGCGGTCGTCTCGGCGGCCGGGTGGCGGCCGGTGTTCTGGCTCAACGTCCCGGTGGTGCTCGCGGCCGCCTTCGCGACCCGGCGGCTCGTGCCGCGCGGCGAGCGCGGGCCCGGGCGGCGGGTCGACGTCGCCGGCGTCGCCACGGCGGTGCCCGCCCTCGCCGCCGGGGTGTACGCGGTCATCGCCGGGAGCGTCGTCGCGGGGGTGGCCGCGGTCGTCGCCTTGACAGCGTTCGTGGCCGTCGAGCGCCGGTCGGCGGACCCCATGCTGCCGCTCGACGTCGCCCGGCGGACGTTGAGCGCGAACTTCGTCGCGGCGGCGATGAACTTCGCCGGGATCGGCTCGATCCTCGTGCTGACGCTGTACCTGCAGGGCGTGCGGCACGCGTCGCCGCTGGCAGCCGGGCTCGAGGTGCTGCCGCTGTTCGCGCCGCTTTCGCTGCTGGCGCCGGTCGCGGGCCGGCTGACCGGCCGGTTCGGGCCACGGCCGCTCATGGTGGCCGGGCTGGCGCTCGGCGCCCTCGGGATGCTGAACCTGGTGCTGCTCACCGAAAACAGCGGCTACGCGGCGCTCCTGCCGACGTTGCTGGGGCTGGGCACCGGGATGGGCCTGCTGACGACGGCGGTGGTGACGGCGGCGGTCAGCGGCATCCCGCCCGCTCGCGCCGGCGTCGCCAGTGGCGTCAACAACACCGCTCGCCAGGCCGGGGGCGCGCTCGGGGTGGCTGTGCTCGGCGCGGTCGTGGGCGCGCCGGGCGACCGGTTCGTCGCGGGCCTGCACGTGGCCGGCCTGATCGCGGGCACCCTGTGGCTGGCCGCGATCGGCGTGACGCTGGCCGGCGTACGTGCCCCTCGTGACAATCGGGTTGCGCGGGCCGGTTAA